From the Naumovozyma dairenensis CBS 421 chromosome 10, complete genome genome, the window TTCtatgaataataacactAACGCTAACACGCAAAACACCAGCACAGATGCTTCTTTGAGTTTATCTCAAAAGTTTCCAGACAAGACCAAACAAGCGaggaaaaaataaagaaaagactTTATAACCTcttttgatgaaaataagCTCATCATCGTCCATGAAGGGACCTGATATTAGAGTATAAAGgatatcaaaaaaaaaactaaagTTGTAAACGTACTCATATATAAATGTCAAATCTaatttgttgttattaAGTATAATATACAATTATATTTTGCTTGTGCAattataaagataaaatgATGAACAGGGGGTAGAAAGGTAGGACATTTTTCAGAAAGAAAGGAATTTGGTGTATAACTTGACCTATTGTGAGTTTATATTTAATGTCAAGAACTCTTCCTCCTTTTGGCCacattttccaaaaaacAGTCAATGTGTACATATCGAAAATAATTTCTGTATTACAGTGTCTATCTGTGAAAATTATGGCCTTGCTCCCTCCGAgttataaaatattaataaaatagaatCACCATTGTAACCATAAAGATGGCTATTTTTCTgttaaattatatgaagAGTACATCATCACTTGCTATAAAGTATTAATACTATACAAACCACGGCTCAATCATTATACAAACATATAAACATACCTTGTTGAAGGATTCTAACTATTGAAGATTGATATTTGCATGTCTAGAAATGTAGCACACCCAAACATTGTGTGTCATCATTATATACGGTATCCACTTTATTGGCACGAAAGATAAACAGAACAACTAAAACTCAATTCTATAAAGAAATCCTTCATTGAAGAGGAGGAACTCATACACATACCATCGAATTATTGTCGGCAAAAGGTATCTACGATCTATTTCACTGTTGCATGGTTAGTTGCTAAATTTGACAGTTTCAACATCTCCTGGCGTCtgattattataatgaacATTTGCTGACAAGCGTCaaaaattgtttttttaacCAATCTATGGAAAAACTAAATAGCAGATATGTAGCTATTGATGGATGGCTTGTCGATATTGATCAAAAACGTATCATCAACCCTGAAGACATTGCGGATGACTTACCAAACGAAGACTATTTTAAGTTATCACAACTGCACCTGAAGAATTGGGAAGAAGTTTCTGATGAACCacaattattcatttcaaCTAAATCACAATTACTTGTCGAGAAAATAAGATGGAGATTGCAGGATTTTGTAGAACTCTTAGATGGTCGAATTGTTCCAAAATCAACTCAGATTCCAACAACTGAAGTACTTGATGAGTTTTCGAGAAAATGTCATAAGCTTACTCTAAgtaataaaatttcaaaatatttgtttttggATGCTTCCATTGCCAGCACGTCGAGACCACAAACTAATGCCACCAACTATAATCAAGAATTATATCCTATTATCTGTACCCCTTACACACAGcatgttattattgaaggcttcatcattgatttgagaaacaaaaaattatgCAATTTTTATTCTCAATCAATCCGATCAAAATTACCAGAAAAAGCTTTACGTATAATAGTTGAAGACTATAAGGCAAATACTTTTGATatgttttcaaatataaattcCAATTATTTATTCGTTAAAGATTTCAGATTATTTAACTTACTTGAGAAAAAAACGTATGTTCGATTTAAGAAAACGGATGACAGTGGGTATTCTTGTCAGAGAACGAGTAAACAGTCTGCAACGCACGTTTGCTATGTTGTTCAACTAAATGGTCAAAAGGATGATATATTCTTGGTAAGAGAAAAATCCATTGATAATTCATATACATCCATAGAAATGATAGAACAACCATTAACGGAAATGAAATTTGTTACTAGGTTTTATAACAATGAAGTAGAACCTTTAAGATATGATTTGTTATCATATAAGAAATCTCATAGGATTGATTTACCCTATACTATACATCATATAACCAATGAGCTATGGACTGCACTAAATTTGCCAAAAATACCAGATTTAGTTTTAAACTTTATAAGAGATTGTGAAAATACCGAACAAGCTGTACTGTATTATGGTTTAGGTAAAAGGTTAGAGaataattgtttgaaagatatatCAGAAAGACTGAAAAGAATAACTTCTGTATTTGAAGTCGAGGAACGACTGAAACCATGGAATGATCAAATCTCAAATGTATTAGAAATTGCTTTAGAAAGAGCAagaataaattcaaaaaaggTAAGCCAGTATATTTTTGCCATGTATATCAATCATTTATTCAGTACACTTCTCAGCTCTTCCAAACTCTATATCACATTAAGATTTCTCCTcataaatgataaattcatAATTGATTTGGCAgagaataaattaattaatccTAAATCAAAGACATTTTTGGAATCGATCCCAGAGTACGTAGCTGATGCCTTAGGacaatttgatttcttcgATTGGAgtatctttaatttcagTAATGAACCATTTCCCATTTATTGCAgtgaattatttgaagagtTACATATGGAAGAAAGGGAGTTTATATTGGATGATAGAGGTGTCCTGCatgttaataattctgGATACTCTGGTATGATTGTGAAAGTGCCATGCGCAGCAATAGAATTGAAAGACAAAAGcgtaatatatatatatagaggACTTGAACCAATTGAGCTTCCCGATTTAGAGGACCTTCCAGTTGATATTCGACCATTCCATATAGTTCCCgctaatgaaattgaagaatggTATGAAGCGGCAATAAAAGAACTAATAACCCTCTCGTCATTTTCTTCAGTGAGAGAAATTTACACCAAATACTTGAACAATTTATCAACAAACACAGAAAACTAATTTGAGTTGTTGCTGTCATCGAATCTCAATGCGACCAAATTTCCTCAATTATAGTCAGTCTATTGATTGgtatttgaatttcaataaaatgacacctctttttcttgttatCGATTCCActtgtatatattttacgCCTGATTCACATATTTACTTTGACTTTATAGAccatattgaaaaaaatattatcaaattcacTCAGCAACTTCCTTAATTTGGAAgctattaataatttatatatcttgTGAACATATAAATTTCATATATGAACATACGTTCCATTGTATTGGATATTCGACGTACTAAACGCACTCACATGGAACAGTCTAATTCTATTAATTCAAGAAGGCTGGTCATAGTTTGGATCTTGATGTGAGAGAAGGTTTGGGGCCGAGCTGTATTTAGTAAATATCATAGAactatatattcattagCGGCcgtaaaaaaaaaaatcggCACGCAGCTATATAAACAATGCTGTTATTTGTCTTCATAATCGAGGCTAACGGGTGTCATGGAAAAGTTGTATACGtcttctctttttctttacattttcttattttataGTAATGAGAATAGTCAATAGATATGAAAAGGTCCAGAAGTCAAAGACTTTTATAACATGGCTTTTGTATATATTAACAAGTAACACCCCATATCCATCCCCTTTGGCATTTCCCTCAAGTACACCAAGTGAACCGTTACTGGCCAAGGTATTGGCTATCCCAGGGGGgaataattaatttaagGGAACCTGTTTATGGATTAAGATAGACTGGCTTGGAACAATAAAATAACATTGTAAAATAAACCTCGTTGTATGTGTTTTCCAACCTCTATAGCAACAAGAGCAAAAGATTAATGCTCTTTTTGTGCTTTTTTTGGTAACATTCCCTCCATAATTAATATTGGTTTACCTCAGACCAACTACAGTAGGGGGGCCTAAATGTGTGCTTTTCCTTATTTATTCTAGCATTCTAAATGTCATATAACTACAGAATGGAATAAAAAACCTTCCAGAACTGCTTATTTCAAGACTTCTAATATCATGCTAAAGAATACTGAAGTATCTGAAATCTGTGACGCTGTTTCCAGGCATTTCCGTATAAAATGAGATGATCACATTCGTATAAGATGATTagttttttgatttttttcactCATTTCCATAATCTCCAGTTCTTAATACGTATCTTGGAGTAAGTTCTTTAAATGTGTATTCAATTCAGTTATTTCAAGGAAGATTAAACGTTTTCTACCATTTCCACAATGAGTAGTATGGCGTGAATAGAGAGGTTAGAGAGACCGGGCCTGTTATTCCCAATCCGTTGATTAAGATCGCTGAATGATCTTTCAACAATCACACAATATGGCAGAGCGCTCGTGGGAGCAGTGTTAAGTTCGTCTTCTTGTTTGGGTTAACGATTTCCAGCAGCAACTAGATGAGCcttatatttcttaatagGATCATCCGGATTTAATTTATTGGAGAGAACCCGATTTAGGGGAATTAGTTTTGTATTCTTCGGAAACAATATCGAACGTGTCGTAATGTTttgaattgtttaatttgCCTGAGATAGCTTCTCGCCATTCAGGATACTTAATAGCCGCCTTAGTTGTGGCATCAGGTGGGGTAGGACCTACGACATCGTTGGTCCATGGACAAAATGAAGAGGGAAGACATGGTTAGACTGTGTGGTGGTAGAACTTTGAAGATTGAACCATAGATTAGTGTCGGGTATTCGTCAACAATCTCCAGAGACACCTCCGTAAGAATGGATAGTGTTTCTATATACGACAGCTCTTTTACACATAAACCATTCTGTTTTGTTAGAACGTATGGTATCGCGTTCTTGTTGAAATTAATGTTTGCTTGAGGGGCTAGTTTCATTAACATCATTTCAATGTTTTCCACTACAAAAGTATTATACTCTTCTAACTCCTTGGCTAGTAATCTTTCCAGAATTGGTTCAACTTTAAGCTTGCCATCAGTTCTCTTTATCTGGTCTTTAACAGGCTCACTTACCTCCTTTTCactcttcttctttggtACCTTCTTTAAACGTTCCTTATAGAAATTTTCACCAGATTTGTCGTTGGTAGCTCTATTAGTAAAAACAAATACCCCCAGTTTCAAAGCCAAATCTACAAGCTCCTTTTGAACATTGATTCCATACTCCTGCACAGCCAAATAGTTCTCTATGTGAAAAAAAGATGCCAAGCCAACAATAGGATATTTTCCTTCTATAGCAATGATATACTTATCAACTTTAGCTAATGGAATCTTTTCATCAAACGGTCTATTCCACAAAGGCATCCTTTTACATAACTTTACAATATGTTCTCTTTCAGCTAGTAGAATAGGTGCGTATGCTGGAATTAAAGAAACATGACCTTGAATAAGTTTTGTTAATATTGCCAAAGGTTGTAAAGCTTCGAAGAATACACCTAGGGCATCAATATCAGCAGAGTTAAGAATATTTCTGATTGTAagattttgtttctttgcttcttccaaaaaatttaaaatgaggttcttcttgttcaaataaaattcaatgatataaaatttaatatgCCAACGAATAGCAGCAAAATGAGGGAATTGCCTCTTAACAATGTTTGAAAACAGCCCATACTTCTTGCTGGACTTCCGAACTTCAATCgaatattttatcaatgTTGCTAAAGGGTCGATGGTCTTCCATCAAAAGGATCAGTTAAATAATCTTTGACACTTATTTTACCACCAACACCATCTCTATAACCTCCTCTTTTGTTGATCGTTTGCCAATGTCCCTATAGGCATTTATAATCGACTTCTCTTTATCGATTAGGAACAGTTTAATAATTCGTCGCCTGTAGTTTCATAGGTGCCGCCATTTTTCTGCTCTGGTTCATCGTCAATCAGTTCCTCGTCTCTAATTTCGGTCACCTTATCAAATGGTTGAATATTTCCATTCCCATTCGCCATTTCAACATTAAGGAAAAGATCCTCATCGggatcaatttcttcttacTCTTCTTCAGGAATATCGCGATCTTCATTTTGTGTTTGTAAATGACCATCTAGTTCTTAATCTGGAGTAgttttgaatgattttgaCAAAGCTACAATTGTATCATTTGATATGAGTGATATTTGGTGTCCTAGGCAGCCAATGTGCGCAGTAAAGACCGGAAATTCCTTTGTATTTTTAAATCCATCAGCAGCCCCCAATACAAATGAACAGTTATCAGTTGTACATGATGACAAAAGTTTAGAATATCCATATTTAATAGCAGTTCTCTTTAGTAGCGCAGCATGTGCATTcgtttttttttgttatgGACCTCAAAAAGCTGGACTGTTATTGGAAGCAGTTTTGTTTCCTTACCAAGGAAATTAAGATTAATGCCTGTATATTCACGATTGGTATTTGATAACCAGTCATCGCTTTCACAACTAATAAAAGGAGACCCTGCATTTTTTATAGCCCTAAATTTTTCCGAAATTGCTGTTTCTATTTCTAATTCTGTACAATTCATATCTAtttcagtttcttcaaCAACTTTAGAAATTTCTGTTAGTTTATCTTTGAGAAAAGTCCTGATGCTGTTTCCAAAAACTGATTACATTCAAGTTCTGCCTTATACGATTCGATTTCAAAAAAACTTCTAAGAACATGTAAACCAAATCCATTTTTGGAAGTAGACTTGTCAATTGCACTCTATGAGATCATAGCGTCTGCGAATCAGATGGAGCATTCTTCAAAAACGTCACGTTCTACAACTTGGCTGGCAGTGAAACTTAAAATAGTAATAGCGGCTTTTTCTTCCCAATTTCTCTTACTCCTGACCATGCacaaagaaaattggaAGGGTTGGTGATCTTATCGGGACCAATATGTTCATGGGTCGTTTCTAAatgttttttcaattttgcAGAATGATTATTTGAGTAAGTTGTTTTGTCCTTCCAAGTAACACAGCGGTTACATATTGTCTTCTCAGCATCATTATAAACCTGACAAAAGTTGTGGACGTCGTCGGAAAATTCTTCCTTCGTAATTAGTTCAGCAAATAATTCAGAAGATGGATGATTGTTATTTCCAGGTTCGAGCACGGTAAGCACCTCAAAGGTAATGTTTGGATTATACATTACTGAAGAGGCAACTGCTTCAGCAGCTTGATCTagaacattattatt encodes:
- the NDAI0J03040 gene encoding uncharacterized protein, coding for MEKLNSRYVAIDGWLVDIDQKRIINPEDIADDLPNEDYFKLSQLHLKNWEEVSDEPQLFISTKSQLLVEKIRWRLQDFVELLDGRIVPKSTQIPTTEVLDEFSRKCHKLTLSNKISKYLFLDASIASTSRPQTNATNYNQELYPIICTPYTQHVIIEGFIIDLRNKKLCNFYSQSIRSKLPEKALRIIVEDYKANTFDMFSNINSNYLFVKDFRLFNLLEKKTYVRFKKTDDSGYSCQRTSKQSATHVCYVVQLNGQKDDIFLVREKSIDNSYTSIEMIEQPLTEMKFVTRFYNNEVEPLRYDLLSYKKSHRIDLPYTIHHITNELWTALNLPKIPDLVLNFIRDCENTEQAVLYYGLGKRLENNCLKDISERLKRITSVFEVEERLKPWNDQISNVLEIALERARINSKKVSQYIFAMYINHLFSTLLSSSKLYITLRFLLINDKFIIDLAENKLINPKSKTFLESIPEYVADALGQFDFFDWSIFNFSNEPFPIYCSELFEELHMEEREFILDDRGVLHVNNSGYSGMIVKVPCAAIELKDKSVIYIYRGLEPIELPDLEDLPVDIRPFHIVPANEIEEWYEAAIKELITLSSFSSVREIYTKYLNNLSTNTEN
- the NDAI0J03050 gene encoding uncharacterized protein, with amino-acid sequence MPLWNRPFDEKIPLAKVDKYIIAIEGKYPIVGLASFFHIENYLAVQEYGINVQKELVDLALKLGVFVFTNRATNDKSGENFYKERLKKVPKKKSEKEVSEPVKDQIKRTDGKLKVEPILERLLAKELEEYNTFVVENIEMMLMKLAPQANINFNKNAIPYVLTKQNGLCVKELSYIETLSILTEVSLEIVDEYPTLIYGSIFKVLPPHSLTMSSLFILSMDQRCRRSYPT